The window TTTCATCTATTGCAACTTCGGCACCTCTTACTTGTTCTTGTCCAAAAGTTGAGCCCTCTCCAGTTAAGGAGGCTAAAAATCCAATCTTAATAGTATCTGCTGCCATTGCTGAAGATACGAAAATCAAAACGAGGCTTAATGTTACCAACATTCTTTTTATTGTTTTCACACAAATCTCCTCCATTTTTAGCTAATGTTATCGGATAACCAATAGGCTATCTTTCCTGGATAAACAACATCATTTTGCGCAACCAGCTCCGGGACACCAAATTACAACATAAGGGTATCAAGAAAATATATGCCGTTATTCCTCCTTTCCGCTGGACGAGAATGATTGTAGCCAAATCACAACAAACCGTTGAGCCATCACCAATATATGTCTTTCTCAATACTAATAAAGACAGGATCCTCTTAATCAAAAGCCTGAAACCAAGTTGCACTGTAATCACTTCGTGTTACTAAAATATATAATGGTATATCTATTTTGTCATCGGAAAGTAGAGACAAAAGTGGATAATAAATATATCCTAATTAGACAAAAAATAACTCTTTAAAATTTCATTTTTGTTATAATATCATTAGTTTTATAACGGTATAAAGAGGAGGATCACAATGATATGGACGACTGACAAGATGGTAAGTCTGTTGGAAAAGACCGAAATAAGCGATGTTTTACATGAAGCATTTGAAATTTCCGGCAATAGTTTTTCATACAAAGACAACATCACATTAAAGACTGTCGCCTATTCGGAATCTCAGGAATTTTTAAGTACCGTCAGGTCCTGCCCTTTACACGAAACAGCAAAAAGATACAAGGTCCGACAAATAACGGAGAATAGTGTAGTACGCGGATATCTCATTGTTGATAAGACAACTGGTTTATCAGAAGACGGCAGAAATTTGACAGAGACGGTACTGCTGGCAATTAAGCTATTGCTAAGACAAACAATAACAAAAAAAACACACGAGGCACGAATCACAAGTAATCTTTTTTCGGAACTAATATCTGGTAAAATCACAAACCAAGAATCTTTATCAAGCCGTCTGAGATTACTTTCAATAAAATTCCCATGGAACATGGTAGTATTATCCGCCGACATCCAATATGCCACGAAAAACGAGGAAATCTATATAGAGGAACTTCTGACAAATAAAGTCAATAATTTCTACCCAGATTCATATATCTATCATGATGGGAATCTTTTTTCCTGCATACTTGCGCTGAAAAGAATACCTTCGCCTAAAACATTAGAAAAAGATATCCTGATGATCGCCGATCAAGTAAACGCAGAAATTTCAAGAAAAGAAACACTTCGGAACAATGCAACATATTGGGGATGCGGTAAAGTATATTCTTCATTGCTTTTACTAAAGAAAAGTTATTATGAAGCATCACAATCCGTTCTTTATGCGAAAATCTATTCTAATAAAAAAAGTAATATCATATTTTGGACCGACACCGGCGCTTTCAGGTTAATTGGAAGATGCGCCGCATCACAAGATGCTATTGATTTTCATAATGAAATTTTATCCCATTTTTTGGAACATGAATATCTCATAGAGACACTGGGCGGGTTAGATGCTAATAATTGGAACTTAGCAAACACAGCTGCCACTCTTACATGCCATTACAATACTATAAAATATCGTTATAAAAAAATCCGTGACATCCTAGCGGAGAACGGATACGATATTGAAAATCATGAAACTCGTTTTGACATTGCCATAGCACTAAGACTTTATAAAATTTACATAGAAAGAGGGTTTCCCAATGAGAAAAAATAAAGAAACTATACCCTCTGCGGAAAGTGCGCTTGCCATTTTGCAGCAGCTTATAAGGATACGTACAAACCATACAGAGGGGTACGAAATGGATGCGGTAAAATATATATCTTCCATCCTTCCGCATAAAACAGAGTTGTCTATTATCGATCACGGTAACAATAGAGGATCTATGATCGTTGAAGTAAAAGGGCGGATACCAGATAAAAAAATTGCTATATTTAGTTACTTAGACACCGTAAAAAACATTGGCATAAACCGTTGGGAACACCCTCCCTTCTCTGCTGATTACGTAAATGGCGTGGTCCATGGAAAGGGCGCGGCAAATATGAAAGGCGGGGTTACCTCGGCAATATTAGCAATGATGACGCTCAGTAAAACCTCTCCACCGCCACTGTCCGTGCTGGCATGTTTCACTGCTGACGGCACCGGTGACGGGTTGGGAGCCATTGAAATAACTGAAAAAGGCTATCTTAAAGGAGTCGTTGAAGCAATATTCACCAATGCAACGAAAGAAAAAATTGGCATATCGCAAAAAGGAGCCCTTTGGACAAAAGTGGAAGTGACTGGCACAACAAGTTATTCGGCTTCCCCGTCAAGCGGAACAAATGCAGTCGAAGCCCTCATTTTATTCTGTCAACATCTACGTAAGGCTGTAGTAGGCCAAAAAAATAGAAAACATCTTTTGCTTGGATTGCCAAGCTGTACTATCACTCAATTTAACAGCGGGGAAGGTGAAGTCAATCAGAT is drawn from Cloacibacillus porcorum and contains these coding sequences:
- a CDS encoding M20/M25/M40 family metallo-hydrolase, coding for MRKNKETIPSAESALAILQQLIRIRTNHTEGYEMDAVKYISSILPHKTELSIIDHGNNRGSMIVEVKGRIPDKKIAIFSYLDTVKNIGINRWEHPPFSADYVNGVVHGKGAANMKGGVTSAILAMMTLSKTSPPPLSVLACFTADGTGDGLGAIEITEKGYLKGVVEAIFTNATKEKIGISQKGALWTKVEVTGTTSYSASPSSGTNAVEALILFCQHLRKAVVGQKNRKHLLLGLPSCTITQFNSGEGEVNQIPPYAVATIDIRFMPYQDPESIISLHNEIAGELSKTYGGINVKIEVLKIQNSVYIPENSTMVKRFSNTLLSMNKKSVLTGLNIFGDAAHVIPRTGVPFLIYGPGEYSSAINEKVSLKSVISVANVLVKYIQSYDTNF
- a CDS encoding PucR family transcriptional regulator, producing the protein MIWTTDKMVSLLEKTEISDVLHEAFEISGNSFSYKDNITLKTVAYSESQEFLSTVRSCPLHETAKRYKVRQITENSVVRGYLIVDKTTGLSEDGRNLTETVLLAIKLLLRQTITKKTHEARITSNLFSELISGKITNQESLSSRLRLLSIKFPWNMVVLSADIQYATKNEEIYIEELLTNKVNNFYPDSYIYHDGNLFSCILALKRIPSPKTLEKDILMIADQVNAEISRKETLRNNATYWGCGKVYSSLLLLKKSYYEASQSVLYAKIYSNKKSNIIFWTDTGAFRLIGRCAASQDAIDFHNEILSHFLEHEYLIETLGGLDANNWNLANTAATLTCHYNTIKYRYKKIRDILAENGYDIENHETRFDIAIALRLYKIYIERGFPNEKK